One genomic segment of Pseudomonas chlororaphis subsp. aurantiaca includes these proteins:
- a CDS encoding response regulator transcription factor: MSELLLIDDDQELCELLTSWLGQEGFQVRACHDGLSARRALADHAPAAVVLDVMLPDGSGLELLKQLRNDHPDLPVLMLSARGEPLDRILGLELGADDYLAKPCDPRELTARLRAVLRRSHPTAVSSQMELGDLCFSPVRGVVSIDEQDITLTVSESRLLEALLKQPGEPLDKQELAQIALGRKLTLYDRSLDMHVSNLRKKIGPHPDGRPRIVALRSRGYYYSL; encoded by the coding sequence ATGAGCGAGCTGTTACTGATTGACGATGACCAGGAGCTCTGCGAGCTCCTGACCAGTTGGCTGGGCCAGGAAGGTTTTCAGGTACGGGCCTGCCACGATGGCCTGAGCGCCCGGCGCGCCCTGGCCGATCACGCCCCGGCGGCGGTGGTGCTGGACGTGATGCTGCCCGACGGCAGCGGCCTGGAACTGCTCAAGCAACTGCGCAACGACCACCCGGACCTGCCGGTGCTGATGCTCTCGGCCCGCGGCGAGCCCCTGGACCGCATCCTCGGCCTGGAACTGGGCGCCGACGACTACCTGGCCAAACCCTGCGACCCACGCGAACTGACGGCCCGCCTGCGCGCCGTGCTGCGCCGCAGCCACCCGACCGCGGTGTCCAGCCAGATGGAGCTGGGCGACTTGTGTTTCAGCCCGGTACGCGGCGTAGTCAGCATCGACGAACAGGACATCACCCTCACCGTTTCCGAAAGCCGCCTGCTGGAAGCCTTGCTCAAGCAGCCAGGCGAGCCGCTGGACAAGCAGGAGCTGGCGCAGATCGCCCTGGGCCGTAAACTGACCCTGTACGACCGCAGCCTGGACATGCACGTCAGCAACCTGCGCAAGAAGATCGGCCCGCACCCCGACGGCCGCCCGCGCATCGTCGCCCTGCGCAGCCGAGGCTACTACTACAGCCTCTGA
- a CDS encoding translation initiation factor 2 has translation MRQAPLCLLLVMLTIGASASAEETTEPGHSTPLPLSAGSQISELQQRLKDSEHQREELTRQLQGADSERESAQLSRLRQENQRLKLQLREAQASSAPRLLTDQQQWFVTGAGVALLALLCGIFASGGHRKRRQWLN, from the coding sequence ATGCGCCAAGCTCCGTTGTGCCTGTTGTTGGTCATGTTAACGATTGGGGCGAGCGCCTCTGCCGAAGAAACCACGGAGCCGGGGCATTCCACGCCTTTGCCCCTGAGTGCCGGCAGCCAGATCAGCGAATTGCAGCAACGCCTGAAAGACAGCGAGCACCAGCGCGAGGAGCTGACCCGGCAATTGCAGGGCGCCGACAGCGAGCGCGAAAGCGCCCAGCTGAGCCGCCTGCGCCAGGAGAACCAGCGCCTCAAACTGCAACTGCGCGAGGCCCAGGCCAGTTCTGCGCCGCGCCTGCTGACCGATCAGCAGCAATGGTTCGTCACCGGCGCCGGGGTAGCGCTATTGGCCCTGCTCTGCGGTATCTTCGCCAGTGGTGGACATAGGAAGCGTCGACAATGGCTAAATTGA
- a CDS encoding YciI family protein, which yields MLYAIIATDVANSQENRLAARPAHLERLQQLKAEGRVVLAGPHPAVDSNDPGAAGFTGSLIVAEFDSLSAAQAWADADPYVAAGVYASVVVKPFKQVLP from the coding sequence ATGCTTTACGCAATCATTGCTACAGACGTCGCCAACTCCCAGGAAAACCGCCTGGCCGCGCGCCCGGCGCATCTGGAGCGGTTGCAGCAGCTCAAGGCCGAAGGTCGCGTGGTACTGGCCGGGCCACACCCTGCCGTCGACAGCAATGATCCCGGTGCCGCGGGTTTCACCGGCAGCCTGATCGTCGCCGAATTCGACTCGCTGAGCGCCGCCCAGGCCTGGGCCGATGCCGACCCTTACGTCGCCGCCGGTGTCTATGCCAGCGTCGTGGTCAAGCCGTTCAAGCAAGTCCTGCCGTAA
- a CDS encoding septation protein A has product MKQFIDFIPLFLFFIVYKIDPRVVDIAGQQLTVGGIYSATAVLIISSLVVYGALFISQRKLEKSQWLTLVACLVFGSLTLAFHSETFLKWKAPVVNWLFALAFIGSHFIGERLLIKRIMGHALTLPDPVWTRLNIAWIAFFLFCGAANLFVAFTFQSIWVDFKVFGSLGMTVLFLVGQGIYLSRHLHDTEPTTSKTED; this is encoded by the coding sequence GTGAAACAATTCATCGACTTCATCCCGCTGTTCCTGTTTTTCATCGTCTACAAAATCGATCCCCGAGTCGTCGACATTGCCGGTCAACAACTGACCGTAGGCGGAATCTACAGCGCCACGGCGGTGTTGATCATCAGTTCCCTGGTGGTATACGGCGCGCTGTTCATCTCCCAGCGCAAGCTGGAGAAAAGCCAGTGGCTGACCCTGGTCGCCTGCCTGGTGTTCGGCAGCCTGACCCTGGCCTTCCACAGCGAAACCTTCCTCAAGTGGAAGGCGCCGGTGGTCAACTGGCTGTTCGCCCTGGCCTTTATCGGCAGCCATTTCATCGGCGAACGCCTGCTGATCAAGCGCATCATGGGCCACGCGCTGACCCTGCCGGATCCGGTCTGGACCCGCCTGAACATCGCCTGGATCGCCTTCTTCCTGTTCTGCGGCGCCGCCAACCTGTTCGTCGCCTTCACCTTCCAGAGCATCTGGGTCGACTTCAAGGTCTTCGGCAGCCTGGGCATGACCGTGCTGTTCCTGGTCGGCCAGGGCATCTACCTGTCGCGCCATCTTCACGACACCGAACCCACCACTTCGAAAACCGAGGACTGA
- a CDS encoding PHP domain-containing protein, which yields MNVDLHCHSTASDGALAPAALVARAFEKGVRVLALTDHDTLEGLDEARLAAQELGMQMVNGVELSCTWGGATIHVLGYGFDVNAPSLVEAIGKLHDGRWLRSEEISRKLALKGMPGALEGARAIQQELGDSGNAPARPHFADYLVRAGFVKDRAEAFRKWLGAGKLGDVKQHWPTLEETVETLRAAGAWVSLAHPWHYDFTRSKRRRLIADYIQAGGHAIEVVNGHQPAEQVGSLAILAREFGLLVSAGSDFHGPGGWSEIGEYRPVPEDLPPLWCRFKHDPIIAAV from the coding sequence GTGAATGTTGATTTGCACTGCCACAGCACGGCCTCCGATGGCGCCCTGGCGCCCGCGGCTCTGGTTGCGCGTGCGTTCGAGAAAGGCGTGCGAGTCCTGGCCCTGACCGATCATGACACCCTGGAAGGCCTCGACGAGGCTCGCCTCGCGGCCCAGGAACTGGGCATGCAGATGGTCAATGGCGTCGAATTGTCCTGCACCTGGGGTGGGGCAACCATTCATGTGCTGGGCTACGGTTTCGACGTCAATGCGCCGTCATTGGTCGAAGCCATCGGCAAATTGCACGATGGCCGCTGGCTGCGGTCCGAAGAAATAAGCCGCAAGCTCGCGCTCAAAGGCATGCCGGGCGCCCTCGAAGGGGCCCGGGCGATCCAGCAGGAGCTGGGCGACAGCGGCAATGCGCCGGCCCGGCCGCACTTCGCCGATTACCTGGTGCGCGCCGGTTTCGTGAAGGACCGCGCCGAAGCTTTTCGCAAGTGGCTGGGGGCCGGCAAGCTGGGCGACGTCAAGCAGCACTGGCCGACCCTCGAGGAAACCGTCGAGACGCTACGCGCGGCGGGGGCCTGGGTCAGTCTGGCCCATCCCTGGCACTACGATTTCACCCGCAGCAAACGTCGCCGCCTGATTGCCGACTATATTCAAGCAGGTGGCCACGCGATCGAGGTGGTCAACGGCCATCAACCCGCCGAGCAGGTGGGTAGCCTGGCCATCCTTGCTCGGGAGTTCGGTCTGCTGGTGAGCGCCGGCAGTGATTTTCATGGCCCTGGAGGCTGGTCCGAGATAGGCGAGTATCGCCCTGTTCCGGAGGATCTGCCGCCGCTCTGGTGTCGGTTCAAACATGACCCAATTATTGCCGCCGTCTGA
- a CDS encoding L-threonylcarbamoyladenylate synthase, producing the protein MSQFFQIHPENPQPRLIKQAVEIIRSGGVVIYPTDSSYAIGCQIGDKSAVERVRRLRQLDDKHNFALICSDLSQLGLFAKIDTGTFRLLKAHLPGPYTFILNATREVPRLLLHPKKRTIGLRVPSHPIALALLAELGEPLMSVSLIMPGETEPMNDPYEMRQLLEHQVDLIIDGGFGGIMASTVINLADGEPEVIRIGCGDPAPFMVEA; encoded by the coding sequence GTGAGTCAATTTTTCCAGATTCATCCGGAAAACCCGCAACCGCGCCTGATCAAACAGGCTGTCGAAATCATCCGCTCAGGTGGCGTGGTGATCTACCCGACCGACTCGTCCTACGCCATTGGCTGCCAGATCGGCGACAAGAGCGCGGTCGAGCGCGTGCGGCGCCTGCGGCAACTGGATGACAAACACAACTTCGCGCTGATCTGCAGCGACCTGTCGCAGCTGGGCCTGTTCGCCAAGATCGATACCGGTACCTTTCGCCTGCTCAAGGCGCATCTGCCGGGGCCTTACACCTTCATCCTCAACGCCACCCGCGAAGTGCCGCGGCTGTTGCTGCACCCGAAGAAACGCACCATCGGCCTGCGGGTGCCGAGCCATCCGATCGCCCTGGCGCTGCTGGCCGAGCTCGGCGAGCCGCTGATGAGCGTCAGCCTGATCATGCCCGGCGAAACCGAGCCGATGAACGATCCTTATGAAATGCGCCAACTGCTCGAACATCAGGTCGACCTGATCATCGATGGCGGTTTTGGCGGCATCATGGCCTCCACCGTGATCAACCTGGCCGATGGCGAGCCGGAAGTGATCCGTATCGGCTGCGGCGACCCGGCTCCCTTCATGGTCGAGGCCTGA
- a CDS encoding segregation and condensation protein A, which translates to MEVFLEAFEGPLDLLLYLIRKQNIDILDIPVAEITRQYMGYVELMQSVRLELAAEYLVMAAMLAEIKSRMLLPRSAEVEEEEEDPRAELIRRLQEYERFKAAAEGIDGLSRVGRDVIVPRLDAPEARARKLLPDVALEEVLMSMAEVLRRGDMFESHQISREALSTRERMSEVLERLKGGGFVPFVELFTAEEGRLGVVVTFMAILELVKESLVELVQNEPFTAIHVRARAE; encoded by the coding sequence CTGGAAGTCTTTCTCGAGGCCTTCGAAGGCCCGCTCGACCTGCTGCTGTACCTGATCCGCAAACAGAACATCGACATCCTCGACATCCCGGTGGCGGAAATCACCCGCCAGTACATGGGCTATGTCGAATTGATGCAGTCGGTGCGCCTGGAGCTGGCCGCCGAGTACCTGGTGATGGCGGCCATGCTGGCCGAGATCAAGTCACGCATGCTGTTGCCGCGCTCGGCCGAGGTGGAAGAGGAAGAGGAAGACCCGCGCGCCGAACTCATCCGCCGCCTGCAGGAATACGAGCGCTTCAAGGCCGCCGCCGAAGGCATCGACGGCCTGAGCCGGGTCGGCCGCGACGTCATAGTGCCCAGGCTCGACGCCCCGGAAGCCCGGGCGCGCAAGCTGTTGCCGGATGTCGCCCTGGAAGAGGTGCTGATGTCCATGGCCGAGGTGCTGCGCCGTGGCGATATGTTCGAAAGCCATCAGATCAGCCGCGAGGCGCTGTCCACCCGCGAGCGCATGAGCGAGGTGCTGGAGCGGCTCAAGGGCGGAGGGTTTGTGCCTTTTGTCGAGCTGTTCACCGCGGAAGAGGGGCGCCTGGGGGTGGTGGTGACTTTCATGGCGATCCTCGAGCTGGTCAAGGAATCCCTGGTCGAGCTGGTACAGAATGAGCCTTTCACGGCTATCCATGTGCGGGCGCGAGCCGAATAA
- the scpB gene encoding SMC-Scp complex subunit ScpB produces MNLNEPRELAPLLEAFLLASGKPQSMERLFELFEEGERPDPAVFKKALTILGKSCEGRAFELKEVASGYRLQVREKFAPWVGRLWEERPQRYSRAMLETLALIAYRQPITRGEIEDVRGVAVNSQIVKTLLEREWIRVVGYRDVPGKPAMFATTKAFLDHFNLKNLDDLPPLAELREIETEPVLDFDDVPVPASLQALADASAEPEEPKEETSFHTLLLELDSMEEGIKTDFDDLHRDGAVESSGDDSVADAEVDAEIDPEAQTGTEAEAEAEAEAEAEAEAEAEVAAQVEHQAELEAEHEAELEADAGDEQEADEDVLGVAEARAKLLAAVAALEPPAPELSDEEAEALALAEAIENERRLLEDD; encoded by the coding sequence ATGAATCTGAATGAACCCCGCGAGCTGGCGCCACTGCTTGAAGCCTTTCTGTTGGCCTCGGGAAAACCGCAATCCATGGAGCGTCTGTTCGAGCTCTTCGAGGAAGGCGAACGGCCGGACCCCGCAGTCTTCAAGAAGGCGCTGACGATCCTTGGCAAATCCTGCGAAGGTCGGGCCTTCGAACTCAAGGAAGTGGCCTCCGGTTATCGCCTGCAAGTGCGGGAAAAGTTCGCGCCCTGGGTTGGCCGGCTGTGGGAAGAACGGCCCCAGCGGTACTCCCGGGCGATGCTGGAAACCCTGGCGCTGATTGCTTACCGCCAGCCGATCACCCGCGGCGAGATCGAGGATGTGCGGGGCGTGGCGGTCAACAGCCAGATCGTCAAGACTTTGCTTGAGCGCGAGTGGATTCGGGTGGTCGGCTACCGTGACGTGCCGGGCAAGCCGGCGATGTTCGCCACCACCAAGGCGTTTCTCGATCACTTCAACCTGAAGAACCTCGACGACCTGCCGCCGCTGGCCGAGCTGCGCGAAATCGAAACCGAGCCGGTCCTCGACTTCGACGACGTGCCGGTGCCCGCCAGCCTGCAAGCCCTGGCCGACGCCAGCGCCGAGCCGGAAGAACCGAAGGAAGAGACCAGTTTCCACACCTTGCTGCTGGAACTGGACTCGATGGAGGAGGGAATCAAGACCGACTTCGACGATCTGCATCGCGATGGCGCGGTTGAGTCGTCCGGGGACGACTCTGTTGCCGACGCCGAGGTGGACGCCGAGATCGACCCCGAAGCGCAGACTGGTACCGAAGCCGAAGCCGAAGCTGAAGCCGAAGCCGAAGCCGAAGCCGAAGCCGAAGCCGAGGTTGCAGCGCAAGTCGAGCACCAAGCGGAGCTCGAAGCCGAGCACGAGGCCGAACTCGAAGCAGACGCTGGCGATGAGCAGGAGGCCGATGAGGATGTGCTCGGCGTCGCCGAAGCCCGCGCCAAGCTGCTGGCCGCCGTGGCGGCACTGGAACCGCCTGCTCCGGAGCTGAGCGACGAAGAGGCCGAAGCCCTGGCGCTGGCCGAGGCCATCGAGAACGAAAGACGCCTGCTGGAAGACGATTGA
- the rluB gene encoding 23S rRNA pseudouridine(2605) synthase RluB, which produces MSEDQQDQQEIGPAGEKLQKVLARIGVGSRRDVESWISQGRIKVNGKEATLGLRVDLHDAISIDGKVIKREEASESVRRVIMYNKPDGEICTRDDPEGRPTVFDKLPRPREGRWINIGRLDINTTGLLMFTTDGELANRLMHPSYEMDREYAVRVRGEVDDEMIERLKAGVMLEDGPAKFTDIQQAPGGEGFNHWYHCVVMEGRNREVRRLWESQGLVVSRLKRVRFGPVFLNSDLPMGRWREMSQYEVDVLSAEVGLTPVALPQLNAKSKDKLERMQRKSSRPVGKSERVRTLRPAHGAPAAGAPRPSREPQIEGERPGRKPAPRQDGERAPRAPRPAAGRGESGRGTPVADRPSDTKRPAKPAPKSKRPGIVLVDKDAPSGKRRGAPAGSGQRPGFGRRKPE; this is translated from the coding sequence ATGAGTGAAGATCAGCAAGACCAGCAGGAAATCGGCCCAGCAGGCGAAAAGCTGCAGAAAGTCCTCGCCCGTATCGGCGTCGGCTCGCGCCGTGACGTGGAGTCCTGGATCAGCCAGGGCCGGATCAAGGTCAATGGCAAAGAGGCCACCCTTGGCCTGCGCGTCGACCTGCATGACGCCATCTCCATCGATGGCAAGGTGATCAAGCGCGAAGAAGCGTCCGAATCGGTCCGCCGCGTGATCATGTACAACAAGCCCGACGGCGAAATCTGCACCCGCGACGACCCGGAAGGCCGTCCGACCGTGTTCGACAAGCTGCCGCGTCCGCGGGAAGGCCGCTGGATCAATATCGGTCGCCTCGACATCAACACCACCGGCCTGCTGATGTTCACCACCGACGGTGAGCTGGCCAACCGCCTGATGCACCCGTCCTATGAAATGGACCGTGAGTACGCGGTACGTGTGCGTGGCGAAGTCGACGACGAGATGATCGAGCGCCTGAAAGCCGGCGTAATGCTCGAAGACGGCCCGGCCAAGTTCACCGACATCCAGCAGGCTCCAGGCGGCGAAGGCTTCAACCACTGGTACCACTGCGTGGTGATGGAAGGCCGCAACCGTGAAGTGCGTCGCCTGTGGGAATCCCAGGGCCTGGTGGTCAGCCGTCTGAAGCGCGTGCGTTTCGGTCCGGTGTTCCTCAACTCCGACCTGCCGATGGGCCGCTGGCGCGAAATGAGCCAGTACGAAGTGGACGTCCTCAGCGCCGAGGTTGGCCTGACCCCGGTGGCGCTGCCGCAGCTCAACGCCAAGAGCAAGGACAAGCTGGAGCGCATGCAGCGCAAATCCTCGCGCCCGGTGGGCAAGAGCGAGCGTGTGCGGACCCTGCGTCCGGCCCATGGCGCGCCTGCCGCCGGTGCTCCGCGCCCGTCGCGCGAGCCGCAGATCGAAGGCGAGCGTCCGGGCCGCAAGCCCGCGCCACGCCAGGATGGCGAGCGCGCTCCACGGGCGCCGCGTCCGGCTGCCGGGCGTGGTGAGTCGGGTCGCGGTACGCCAGTGGCGGATCGTCCGAGCGACACCAAGCGCCCGGCCAAGCCAGCGCCGAAGTCCAAGCGTCCGGGCATCGTCCTGGTCGACAAGGACGCACCGTCGGGCAAGCGCCGTGGTGCCCCGGCCGGTTCCGGCCAACGCCCGGGTTTCGGCCGCCGCAAGCCTGAGTGA
- a CDS encoding leucyl aminopeptidase gives MDNTAAIRHFLYYLEHHPALTDRQSARVLIGHTAEYTATSAAIIEQAGDPFHFTALRLDLETTSMLTQAIADCDLYIFFYDSSTLSPPRPQGPEFIQALQGVMAENWKKSLLFKDYGDYFYDTFSVEPQRIAELNATLIQHMSEATTLSFRDDHGSYFEAPLDSIKKWTNINGVGNYDLAPGEIASHSEAINGRVKFVGTFLGTIPFARKYGVLQSPLELWIENSTISRIATDVPGLAEDFNKYLDANPSNRRIEELGIGTNEGVKDLYARNSGFEERHCGLHLGLGGGAKGSHHLDLIFASGVLALDDKPVFDGRFVF, from the coding sequence ATGGACAACACCGCAGCCATCCGGCATTTCCTTTACTACCTCGAACACCATCCGGCCCTGACCGACCGCCAGAGCGCCAGGGTCCTGATCGGCCACACCGCCGAGTACACCGCCACCAGCGCCGCCATCATCGAGCAGGCCGGCGACCCCTTCCATTTTACCGCCCTGCGCCTCGACCTCGAGACCACCTCGATGCTGACCCAGGCCATCGCCGACTGCGATCTGTATATCTTCTTCTACGACTCCTCCACCCTCTCGCCACCCCGCCCGCAAGGCCCGGAATTCATCCAGGCGCTGCAGGGCGTGATGGCCGAAAACTGGAAGAAATCGCTGCTGTTCAAGGACTACGGCGACTACTTCTACGACACCTTCAGCGTCGAGCCGCAACGCATCGCCGAGCTCAACGCGACCCTGATCCAGCATATGTCCGAGGCCACCACCCTGAGCTTTCGCGACGACCACGGTTCGTACTTCGAAGCGCCGCTGGACAGCATCAAGAAGTGGACCAACATCAACGGCGTGGGCAACTACGATCTGGCGCCCGGAGAGATCGCCAGCCACAGCGAGGCCATCAATGGCCGGGTGAAATTCGTCGGCACCTTCCTCGGCACCATCCCCTTCGCGCGCAAATACGGCGTGCTGCAATCGCCGCTGGAACTGTGGATCGAGAACTCCACCATCAGCCGCATCGCCACCGATGTGCCGGGGCTGGCGGAGGACTTCAACAAGTACCTGGATGCCAACCCGTCCAACCGGCGCATCGAGGAACTGGGCATCGGCACCAACGAAGGGGTGAAAGACCTCTACGCGCGCAACTCGGGGTTCGAGGAGCGCCATTGCGGCCTGCACCTGGGACTGGGCGGTGGCGCCAAGGGCAGCCATCACCTGGACCTGATCTTTGCCAGCGGGGTGCTGGCGCTGGACGATAAGCCAGTGTTCGATGGCAGGTTTGTGTTCTGA
- a CDS encoding amino acid permease, translated as MSGQNSHSGELKRGLKNRHIQLIALGGAIGTGLFLGSAGVLKSAGPSMILGYAICGFIAFMIMRQLGEMIVEEPVAGSFSHFAHKYWGGFAGFLSGWNCWILYILVGMSELTAVGKYVHYWWPDVPTWASAAAFFVLINLINLANVKVFGEAEFWFAIIKVVAIVGMIALGSYLLVSGHGGPQASVSNLWEHGGFFPNGVSGLVMAMAIIMFSFGGLEMLGFTAAEADKPKTVIPKAINQVIYRILIFYIGALVVLLSLTPWNSLLETLNASGDAYSGSPFVQVFSMLGSDTAAHILNFVVLTAALSVYNSGTYCNSRMLLGMAEQGDAPKVLAKIDKRGVPVMSILASALVTFVAVVLNYLIPQHALELLMSLVVATLVINWAMISYSHFKFRQHMNRTKQSPLFKALWYPYGNYVCLAFVVFILGIMLMIPGIQISVYAIPVWVAFMWVCYGIKNKRSAQHSLQAANASLK; from the coding sequence ATGAGTGGACAAAACTCGCATTCAGGCGAGCTGAAACGCGGCCTGAAAAATCGCCATATTCAACTGATCGCCCTGGGCGGCGCGATCGGTACCGGATTGTTCCTGGGCTCCGCTGGCGTGCTCAAGTCGGCCGGGCCGTCGATGATCCTCGGCTATGCCATCTGCGGCTTCATCGCCTTCATGATCATGCGCCAGCTCGGCGAGATGATCGTCGAAGAGCCGGTGGCCGGTTCCTTCAGCCATTTCGCGCACAAGTACTGGGGCGGTTTCGCCGGTTTCCTCTCGGGCTGGAACTGCTGGATCCTGTACATCCTGGTGGGCATGTCGGAGCTGACCGCGGTCGGCAAGTACGTGCACTACTGGTGGCCGGACGTGCCGACCTGGGCCTCGGCCGCAGCGTTTTTCGTGCTGATCAACCTGATCAACCTGGCCAACGTCAAAGTCTTCGGTGAAGCCGAGTTCTGGTTCGCGATCATCAAGGTGGTGGCCATCGTCGGCATGATCGCCCTGGGCAGCTACCTGCTGGTCAGCGGTCACGGCGGCCCACAGGCCTCGGTGAGCAACCTGTGGGAACACGGCGGGTTCTTCCCCAATGGCGTCAGCGGCCTGGTGATGGCCATGGCGATCATCATGTTCTCCTTCGGTGGCCTGGAGATGCTCGGCTTTACCGCGGCCGAGGCCGACAAGCCGAAGACCGTGATTCCCAAGGCCATCAACCAGGTGATCTATCGCATCCTGATTTTCTACATCGGTGCCCTGGTCGTGCTGTTGTCCCTGACCCCATGGAACAGCCTGCTGGAGACCCTGAATGCCTCCGGCGATGCCTACAGCGGTAGCCCGTTCGTCCAGGTGTTCTCGATGCTGGGCAGCGACACCGCGGCGCACATCCTCAACTTCGTGGTCCTGACCGCGGCCTTGTCGGTGTACAACAGCGGCACCTACTGCAACAGCCGCATGCTGCTGGGCATGGCCGAGCAGGGCGACGCGCCGAAAGTCCTGGCGAAGATCGACAAGCGCGGCGTGCCGGTGATGTCGATCCTGGCCTCGGCGCTGGTGACCTTCGTCGCCGTGGTGCTCAACTACCTGATCCCGCAGCACGCCCTGGAGCTGCTGATGTCGCTGGTGGTCGCGACCCTGGTGATCAACTGGGCGATGATCAGCTACTCGCACTTCAAGTTCCGCCAGCACATGAACCGTACGAAACAATCGCCGCTGTTCAAGGCGCTGTGGTACCCCTACGGTAACTACGTCTGCCTGGCGTTCGTGGTGTTCATCCTCGGCATCATGCTGATGATCCCGGGCATCCAGATCTCGGTGTACGCGATTCCGGTCTGGGTCGCTTTCATGTGGGTCTGCTACGGCATCAAGAACAAGCGCAGCGCGCAGCACAGCCTGCAGGCGGCCAACGCTTCGCTGAAGTGA
- the arfB gene encoding alternative ribosome rescue aminoacyl-tRNA hydrolase ArfB: MLVISNNVHLPDAEIELTAIRAQGAGGQNVNKVSSAVHLRFDIPASSLPPFYKERLLALRDSRITSDGVIVIKAQQYRTQEQNRADALERLVALILDAIKVEKKRRPTKPTLGSKTRRLESKSKRGNIKAGRGKVDY, from the coding sequence ATGCTGGTGATTTCCAACAACGTGCATCTGCCGGATGCCGAGATCGAGTTGACCGCCATTCGCGCGCAAGGCGCGGGTGGGCAGAACGTCAACAAGGTCTCCAGCGCGGTGCACCTGCGCTTCGACATTCCGGCCTCGTCCCTGCCGCCGTTCTATAAGGAGCGGCTGCTGGCGCTGCGCGACAGCCGCATTACCAGCGATGGGGTGATCGTCATCAAGGCCCAGCAATACCGGACCCAGGAGCAGAACCGCGCCGATGCCCTGGAGCGCCTGGTGGCGTTGATCCTCGATGCGATCAAGGTGGAGAAAAAACGCCGCCCGACCAAACCGACCCTGGGCTCGAAGACCCGGCGCCTGGAGTCCAAGAGCAAGCGCGGCAATATCAAGGCCGGCCGCGGCAAGGTCGATTACTAG
- a CDS encoding MFS transporter encodes MPDTQRPLAVTLQVVSIVLFTFIGYLNIGIPLAVLPGYVHSELGFGAVIAGLVISVQYLATLLSRPYAGKIIDNLGSKRAVMYGLAGCGLSGVFMLLSAWLSSLPVLSLASLLVGRLVLGSAESLVGSGSIGWGIGRVGAQNTAKVISWNGIASYGALAVGAPLGVLLVDRLGLWSMGVSIILLALLGLALAWPKLAAPIVAGERLPFIHVLGRVFPHGCGLALGSIGFGTIATFITLYYATQNWSNAVLCLSLFGASFIGARLLFGNLINRLGGFRVAIACLSVETLGLLLLWLAPDAHWALAGAALSGFGFSLVFPALGVEAVNLVPASSRGAAVGAYSLFIDLSLGITGPLAGAIAAGFGFASIFLFAALAACSGLLLSLYLYRQAPKYREERGEH; translated from the coding sequence ATGCCAGATACCCAGCGCCCCTTGGCGGTCACGCTGCAAGTCGTCTCCATCGTCCTTTTCACCTTTATCGGCTACCTGAACATCGGCATCCCCCTGGCCGTGCTGCCGGGCTACGTGCACAGCGAGCTGGGCTTCGGCGCGGTGATCGCCGGGCTGGTGATCAGCGTGCAATACCTGGCCACCCTGCTCAGCCGTCCCTATGCCGGGAAGATCATCGACAACCTGGGCAGCAAGCGCGCGGTGATGTACGGCCTGGCCGGCTGCGGCCTGAGCGGCGTGTTCATGCTGCTGTCGGCGTGGCTGAGCAGCTTGCCGGTGCTGAGCCTCGCCAGCCTGCTGGTCGGGCGCCTGGTGCTGGGCAGCGCCGAGAGCCTGGTGGGTTCGGGCTCCATCGGCTGGGGCATCGGCCGCGTCGGCGCGCAGAATACCGCCAAGGTGATTTCCTGGAACGGAATCGCCAGCTATGGCGCGCTGGCCGTCGGCGCGCCGCTGGGGGTGCTGCTGGTGGATCGCCTGGGGCTGTGGAGCATGGGCGTGAGCATCATCCTCCTGGCACTCCTCGGCCTGGCACTGGCCTGGCCGAAACTGGCGGCGCCGATCGTCGCCGGTGAGCGCCTGCCGTTTATCCATGTCCTGGGCCGGGTATTTCCCCATGGCTGCGGCCTGGCCCTGGGCTCGATCGGTTTTGGCACCATCGCCACCTTCATCACCCTGTATTACGCCACCCAGAACTGGTCCAACGCGGTGCTGTGCCTGAGCCTGTTCGGCGCCAGCTTTATCGGCGCGCGCCTGCTGTTCGGCAACCTGATCAACCGCCTCGGCGGCTTTCGCGTGGCGATCGCCTGCCTGTCGGTGGAAACCCTGGGCCTGCTGCTGTTGTGGCTGGCGCCGGATGCCCATTGGGCCCTGGCCGGCGCGGCGTTGAGCGGCTTCGGCTTCTCCCTGGTGTTCCCGGCGCTGGGGGTGGAAGCGGTCAACCTGGTCCCCGCCTCCAGCCGTGGCGCGGCGGTGGGCGCCTATTCGCTGTTCATCGACCTGTCGCTGGGGATCACCGGACCGCTGGCCGGGGCGATTGCCGCCGGTTTCGGCTTTGCCTCGATCTTCCTGTTCGCCGCCCTCGCCGCCTGCAGCGGTTTGCTGCTGAGCCTGTATCTGTACCGCCAGGCGCCGAAGTATCGCGAGGAGCGCGGCGAACACTAG